One stretch of Rhinatrema bivittatum chromosome 8, aRhiBiv1.1, whole genome shotgun sequence DNA includes these proteins:
- the LOC115097556 gene encoding LOW QUALITY PROTEIN: ATP-dependent DNA helicase RRM3-like (The sequence of the model RefSeq protein was modified relative to this genomic sequence to represent the inferred CDS: inserted 2 bases in 1 codon; substituted 1 base at 1 genomic stop codon) — translation MTKYHGSTGKTFFINLLLARVRRNSNITIAVASSGIAVTLLEGGQTTHSAFKLPLNLNNTETPLCNISKQSNMVQVLRQCKLIVWDESTMAYRGEVEALHKMLSDIRNNNNLMGGLTVLLAGDFRQTLPVVPRGIHANEVKASFKSLWPTVKVLSLRVNMKVYLTGDVKTGEFSHLLLAIEDGSLHEQDGKVKLPANLCHLVTDLKSLTQKVYLDLQNIHMKDTSWFRERAILTSTNDTTNXINDTLLQVFTSETKTYKSVASVVKVDDAVHYPVEFLHSLNPSGIPQHNLILKVGAPIMLLRNLQPPKLCNVTRLQVKSLHGNVIEAIICGXGETVFIPRIPLIPSDVPFQFKRLQFPVRVCFAMTINKSQGQTLKVVGVDLRHRCFSNGQLYVACSRVSSADSLIILQPEGRTANVGYKEIITS, via the exons ATGACGAAGTATCACG GAAGTACTGGTAAAACATTCTTCATCAACCTGTTGCTTGCCAGAGTACGAAGAAACTCAAACATTACCATTGCTGTGGCTTCTTCTGGCATCGCAGTGACGCTTCTGGAAGGTGGACAGACAACACACTCTGCCTTCAAGCTTCCTCTCAATCTCAACAACACTGAAACACCTCTGTGCAACATCTCCAAGCAGAGCAACATGGTGCAGGTACTCCGACAGTGCAAACTCATAGTGTGGGATGAGAGCACCATGGCCTACAGAGGCGAAGTCGAGGCTCTCCATAAGATGCTCTCAGACATCCGAAACAACAACAACCTCATGGGAGGGTTGACAGTACTGCTCGCCGGGGATTTCAGACAGACTTTGCCAGTTGTTCCACGGGGGATCCATGCCAATGAAGTTAAAGCCTCTTTCAAGTCCTTGTGGCCCACAGTGAAAGTCCTGTCCTTGAGAGTGAACATGAAGGTGTACCTGACAGGTGACGTCAAGACAGGAGAGTTTTCACACCTTCTTTTGGCTATAGAAGATGGTTCACTTCATGAACAAGATGGCAAAGTGAAACTGCCGGCAAATCTATGTCACCTGGTCACAGATTTGAAAAGTCTTACACAAAAGGTATACctagatcttcaaaacatccaCATGAAGGACACATCGTGGTTtagagagagggcaattttaacTTCTACAAATGACACGACAAA TATCAATGACACACTCCTGCAGGTGTTCACCTCAGAAACAAAAACTTATAAGTCTGTGGCCTCGGTCGTCAAAGTCGATGACGCGGTACATTACCCTGTCGAGTTCCTGCACAGTCTCAACCCTTCAGGCATTCCTCAGCACAATCTCATTTTGAAGGTTGGCGCACCAATTATGTTACTAAGAAATCTACAGCCACCAAAACTCTGCAATGTCACCAGACTTCAAGTCAAGTCCCTCCACGGAAATGTCATTGAAGCAATCATTTGTGGATGAGGGGAAACAGTTTTCATCCCTCGCATCCCCCTTATACCATCAGACGTACCCTTTCAATTTAAACGCCTGCAGTTCCCCGTCAGAGTGTGCTTCGCGATGACTATTAACAAGTCTCAGGGCCAGACTCTCAAGGTCGTTGGTGTTGACTTGAGGCATCGCTGCTTCTCAAACGGCCAGCTATACGTGGCCTGCTCTAGAGTCAGCTCAGCTGATAGCCTCATCATACTGCAGCCAGAGGGTCGCACAGCAAACGTTGGATACAAAGAAATCATTACGTCGTGA